A portion of the Corynebacterium heidelbergense genome contains these proteins:
- a CDS encoding XRE family transcriptional regulator, translating into MTRLLISLDEVDRVKRMHQITSNVSLAARTQLSRNTVARALRTREPTPMVLQALHDLGARPDRLLVAVDQTAPTNTAA; encoded by the coding sequence GTGACAAGACTTCTTATCAGCCTGGACGAGGTGGACCGCGTGAAGCGGATGCACCAAATCACCAGCAACGTCTCGCTCGCCGCCCGCACGCAGCTGTCCCGCAACACAGTCGCTCGGGCACTCCGAACCCGCGAGCCGACCCCCATGGTGCTCCAAGCCCTCCACGATCTGGGGGCGCGGCCAGACCGCCTACTCGTCGCGGTGGACCAAACCGCCCCCACAAACACCGCCGCATAA
- a CDS encoding ImmA/IrrE family metallo-endopeptidase, with product MTSIGDLHDLAYRLGITLGHHHGGPKAWYSASTRRISTRWWLPVWEYKSSLAHELGHAIHGDQRLDHGHFSQMQERRADRFAAELLIDPDQLADLALWHVDDLDCLAADLEVTPHLLAVYLHHNPQPRQEEAA from the coding sequence ATGACCTCGATCGGTGACCTGCATGACCTGGCCTACCGGCTCGGCATCACCCTCGGCCACCACCACGGAGGCCCGAAGGCGTGGTACTCCGCCAGCACACGGCGGATCAGCACCCGCTGGTGGCTACCCGTGTGGGAGTACAAATCCTCTCTCGCGCACGAGCTGGGCCACGCCATCCACGGCGATCAACGCCTCGACCACGGGCACTTCTCGCAGATGCAGGAACGCCGCGCAGACCGGTTCGCCGCCGAGCTGCTGATCGACCCCGACCAGCTCGCGGACCTCGCCCTGTGGCACGTCGACGACCTCGACTGCCTCGCCGCAGACCTCGAGGTAACCCCTCACCTCCTCGCCGTCTACCTCCACCACAACCCCCAACCCCGACAGGAAGAAGCAGCATGA
- a CDS encoding tyrosine-type recombinase/integrase, translating into MSVQRRPKTGKPAKGSVKWVVRYRDPSGREHSRSFPTEKAAKAYDQEQQRALQRRSWVDEKAAPTLDELWDTWEASATTSGTTAVRKLVRKNLGELADVSITRITPAMLRAWVAHLRGGRPWIDGCTGLSENTIRNYWAQLSGALNQAVDDGLLVASPAARVRLGAAPDTRVKRVTIPRVDQVRELIETCDATGRDTLATMVILAASTGMRSGEVAGLRWRNVDRVNRIVHVVEQAASQHDGKRRAGEARWSPRLKTSTSRRDIPVSPATVQRLLEHRLRHRSAPDEPLFLTPTGRMWRSDNVSAAMSSFGFRFHDLRHLYASHLIRQGLGVKAVQELLGHASASTTLDTYTHLWVDEWDRARDASADLVRDICGIEDGESPAPVVVE; encoded by the coding sequence ATGAGCGTCCAACGACGCCCCAAGACAGGCAAACCCGCCAAGGGCTCGGTGAAGTGGGTGGTGCGGTACCGCGACCCCTCGGGGCGCGAGCACTCCCGCAGCTTCCCCACGGAGAAGGCCGCGAAAGCATATGACCAGGAACAGCAGCGCGCACTCCAGCGCCGCTCATGGGTGGACGAGAAAGCGGCCCCCACTCTCGACGAGCTCTGGGATACCTGGGAGGCATCGGCCACCACCAGCGGAACAACAGCAGTCCGGAAACTGGTGCGGAAAAACCTCGGTGAGCTAGCCGACGTCAGCATCACTCGCATCACTCCCGCCATGTTGCGAGCCTGGGTCGCGCACCTACGGGGCGGACGGCCGTGGATCGATGGCTGCACCGGCTTGTCGGAAAACACGATACGCAACTACTGGGCACAATTGTCCGGGGCCCTCAACCAGGCCGTGGACGATGGTCTCCTAGTCGCGAGTCCCGCCGCGCGGGTGCGTCTTGGAGCTGCTCCAGATACCCGCGTGAAGCGCGTGACGATACCTCGAGTCGATCAGGTGCGGGAGCTAATCGAGACGTGCGACGCGACAGGACGAGACACGCTCGCGACGATGGTCATCCTCGCCGCGTCCACCGGCATGCGGTCGGGCGAGGTTGCGGGTCTCCGGTGGCGAAACGTGGACCGGGTCAACCGCATCGTGCACGTCGTCGAGCAGGCCGCGTCGCAGCACGATGGTAAACGGAGGGCCGGTGAGGCACGGTGGTCGCCGAGGCTCAAGACCAGCACCTCGCGCCGTGACATACCCGTCTCACCTGCAACGGTTCAGCGGCTTCTAGAGCACCGCCTGCGGCACCGGTCGGCGCCGGATGAGCCGCTGTTTCTCACGCCCACTGGCCGGATGTGGAGGTCTGACAACGTCAGCGCGGCTATGTCCAGCTTTGGGTTCCGGTTCCACGACTTGCGGCACCTCTATGCGTCCCATCTCATCCGCCAGGGCCTGGGGGTGAAGGCAGTGCAGGAGCTGTTGGGTCATGCGTCGGCTTCGACGACGTTGGATACGTACACGCATCTGTGGGTGGACGAGTGGGATCGGGCGCGGGATGCCAGCGCGGATCTTGTGCGGGATATTTGCGGGATAGAGGATGGGGAGAGCCCCGCGCCGGTGGTCGTGGAGTGA
- a CDS encoding acyl-CoA dehydrogenase family protein → MGANPNFEPFRLPEEYQDLRSAIRGLAEQEIAPHAKDVDENSRFPEEALAALNESGFNAIHIPEEYGGQGGDSLAAVIVIEEVARVCGSSSLIPAVNKLGTMGLILSGSEELKQEVLSDIAGGKMASYALSEREAGSDAAAMKTRARKDGDDWVINGSKCWITNGGKSEWYTVMAVTDPDAGARGISAFMVNANDEGFRVGGLEHKLGIKGSPTAELYFEDCRVPASRMIGEEGTGFKTALATLDHTRPTIGAQALGLAQGAYDNAVAYVKERRQFGKAIAEFQNTQFMLADMRMKIEAARLMVYTAASNAERGSADRGEKLGLMAAASKAYASDVAMSVTVDAVQLLGGYGFTRDFPLERMMRDAKITQIYEGTNQICRLVMGRQILG, encoded by the coding sequence ATGGGAGCTAACCCAAACTTCGAACCGTTCCGTCTCCCCGAGGAGTACCAGGACCTGCGCTCCGCGATCCGTGGCCTCGCCGAGCAGGAAATCGCGCCGCACGCCAAGGACGTCGACGAAAACTCCCGCTTCCCCGAGGAAGCCCTGGCGGCGCTCAACGAGAGCGGATTCAACGCCATCCACATCCCGGAGGAGTACGGCGGGCAAGGCGGCGACTCCCTGGCGGCTGTGATCGTGATCGAAGAGGTCGCCCGTGTGTGCGGGTCCTCCTCGCTGATCCCTGCCGTCAACAAGCTGGGCACCATGGGCCTCATCCTCTCCGGATCCGAGGAACTGAAGCAGGAAGTGCTGTCGGACATCGCGGGCGGCAAGATGGCTTCGTACGCTCTGTCCGAGCGGGAAGCCGGATCTGACGCGGCAGCCATGAAGACCCGCGCCCGCAAGGACGGGGACGACTGGGTTATCAACGGCTCCAAGTGCTGGATCACCAACGGCGGCAAGTCCGAGTGGTACACCGTCATGGCAGTGACCGACCCCGATGCCGGAGCACGGGGCATCTCCGCGTTCATGGTCAACGCCAACGATGAGGGCTTCCGCGTCGGGGGCCTGGAGCACAAGCTGGGCATCAAGGGTTCCCCGACTGCCGAGCTGTACTTCGAGGATTGCCGCGTGCCGGCCTCCCGCATGATCGGTGAGGAGGGCACCGGTTTCAAGACTGCACTGGCCACCCTGGACCACACCCGCCCCACCATCGGCGCGCAGGCGCTGGGTCTCGCCCAGGGCGCTTACGACAACGCCGTGGCATACGTGAAGGAACGGCGCCAGTTCGGCAAGGCCATCGCCGAGTTCCAGAACACCCAGTTCATGCTCGCCGATATGCGGATGAAGATCGAAGCCGCCCGTCTGATGGTCTACACCGCCGCGAGCAACGCCGAGCGAGGCAGCGCAGACCGGGGTGAGAAGCTGGGCCTGATGGCCGCCGCCTCCAAGGCTTACGCGTCCGACGTGGCAATGAGCGTCACCGTAGACGCGGTGCAGCTCCTGGGCGGGTATGGGTTCACCCGGGACTTCCCGCTGGAGCGGATGATGCGCGACGCTAAGATCACGCAGATCTACGAGGGGACGAACCAGATCTGCCGCCTGGTGATGGGCCGCCAGATCCTCGGGTAG
- a CDS encoding DUF4232 domain-containing protein, protein MDASTQRLPNSSPNATVSLPASRRRLVAASVAAAACLGLVSACGSEGGSTGGSQAPSQRAAEGTPAQSTQPSPTAGGGQGPSASPAQPGPTGDMCRSANLAADVTDEHGAAGSMYVNLGLTNVGNEPCTLQGYPGVSLVADNGATQLGKPANRDGASGDGEPAVVRLEPQQRASAELKISRAEIHGARSCQPTPAEGFRVFPPGETEDIVVAHGGLKGCRGDVGLMQVGPVRAT, encoded by the coding sequence ATGGACGCCAGCACTCAGCGCTTACCCAACTCCTCCCCCAACGCCACCGTTTCGCTGCCCGCATCGCGTCGTCGGTTGGTAGCTGCGTCAGTTGCAGCCGCAGCCTGCCTGGGACTCGTCTCCGCCTGCGGGTCCGAGGGTGGCTCGACGGGTGGGAGCCAGGCCCCGAGTCAGCGGGCGGCAGAGGGGACGCCGGCGCAGTCTACCCAGCCGTCCCCGACTGCAGGTGGGGGCCAAGGGCCCTCTGCTTCCCCGGCACAGCCGGGACCCACCGGGGACATGTGCCGATCTGCCAATCTGGCAGCTGACGTCACCGATGAACACGGCGCGGCGGGGAGCATGTACGTGAATCTGGGATTGACCAATGTGGGAAACGAACCGTGCACCCTGCAGGGGTATCCTGGGGTCTCCCTCGTCGCCGATAACGGAGCGACGCAGCTCGGAAAGCCTGCCAACCGGGATGGGGCTTCCGGGGATGGGGAGCCAGCCGTCGTCCGGTTGGAACCGCAGCAGCGAGCGAGTGCCGAGCTCAAGATTTCCCGGGCGGAGATTCACGGGGCTCGGTCGTGCCAGCCAACTCCCGCTGAGGGGTTCCGGGTGTTCCCACCGGGAGAGACGGAGGACATCGTGGTGGCCCACGGCGGGCTGAAGGGATGCCGAGGGGACGTGGGCCTCATGCAGGTCGGCCCAGTGCGGGCCACCTGA
- a CDS encoding cutinase family protein — protein MGAYSRDVGTRLRITAPNRVIDRYVGYDSIPGGAYTYEQTRDNGLTTARAALAQAAKACPNAKFAVFGYSMGADIGARLAQEIGQGKGPIPADRLTSAVLMANPNRGVPGVQQAGGAGATEGAYGALPGGYGSVTNRVLDICRAGDIVCDTRDSGRLLAQVFAQTAILALKLPVDQLNANVAKLPPQEQINFYTQLPANALGTILHTDYYTVNGSGLATDYITSHLA, from the coding sequence ATGGGTGCTTACTCTCGTGATGTGGGGACGAGGTTGAGGATTACGGCTCCTAACCGAGTTATCGATCGCTACGTAGGCTACGACTCTATTCCTGGTGGGGCCTACACCTACGAGCAGACCCGCGATAACGGACTCACAACCGCTCGAGCCGCCCTTGCCCAGGCGGCGAAAGCCTGCCCTAACGCGAAGTTCGCTGTCTTCGGCTACTCGATGGGGGCCGATATCGGGGCCCGTCTTGCTCAGGAGATCGGGCAGGGCAAGGGGCCAATCCCTGCGGACCGTTTGACCAGCGCGGTCTTGATGGCGAACCCGAATCGAGGCGTTCCAGGCGTTCAGCAGGCCGGCGGAGCCGGCGCCACGGAAGGCGCTTACGGTGCTTTGCCCGGCGGCTACGGTTCGGTGACTAACCGGGTCCTCGATATCTGCCGTGCCGGTGACATCGTCTGCGATACGCGGGACTCCGGACGTCTCCTCGCCCAGGTCTTTGCTCAGACGGCGATCCTGGCGCTGAAGCTTCCCGTGGATCAGCTAAACGCCAACGTGGCTAAGCTGCCCCCGCAGGAGCAGATCAACTTCTACACCCAGTTGCCAGCCAACGCCCTGGGTACCATCCTGCACACGGACTACTACACGGTGAATGGTTCCGGTCTGGCCACGGATTACATCACCTCCCATCTCGCCTGA
- a CDS encoding DUF808 domain-containing protein has protein sequence MAGGLAALLDDVALIARKAAANLDDVAATAGRTSTKAAGVVVDDTAVTPKFVEGVTPDREIPIIWKIAKGSLFNKLIIILPIALLLSWLAPWALMPLLMLGGFYLSFEGAEKIAEKVVPGAHEHASDEDQPKDEKQLVRGAVLTDFILSSEIMVISLNEVAAEPLATRAIVLVIVGLLVTAGVYGVVGLLVKMDDAGIKLSRSKSPGVRKFGRSLVSGMPKLLSAIGIIGTFAMLWVGGHILVMGVDSLGWHAPHHGVQYLEEAAHHLVGGVGGWVAETLASMIVGLIVGFGIVAIVTAVRRARGHAH, from the coding sequence ATGGCCGGAGGCCTTGCCGCACTACTCGACGATGTTGCCCTCATCGCCAGAAAAGCCGCCGCCAACCTAGATGATGTCGCCGCCACCGCCGGACGCACCAGCACCAAAGCTGCCGGAGTAGTAGTGGACGACACCGCAGTGACCCCCAAATTCGTGGAGGGAGTCACACCCGACCGTGAAATCCCCATCATCTGGAAGATCGCCAAGGGGTCCTTGTTTAATAAGCTCATCATCATCCTGCCCATAGCCCTCCTCCTGAGCTGGCTGGCTCCCTGGGCGCTCATGCCCCTCCTCATGCTGGGCGGGTTCTACCTCAGCTTCGAGGGCGCTGAGAAGATCGCCGAAAAGGTTGTTCCCGGCGCCCACGAGCACGCCAGCGACGAAGACCAACCGAAAGACGAGAAACAACTCGTGCGAGGGGCGGTCCTAACTGATTTCATCCTCTCCTCAGAGATTATGGTCATCAGCCTCAACGAGGTAGCGGCAGAACCACTAGCCACCCGCGCCATCGTTCTCGTCATTGTCGGCCTCCTCGTCACCGCAGGCGTCTATGGAGTGGTCGGTTTGCTCGTCAAGATGGACGACGCTGGCATCAAACTCAGCCGCAGCAAGAGCCCCGGGGTGCGCAAATTCGGCCGCAGCTTGGTCTCCGGTATGCCCAAGTTGCTCTCCGCCATCGGCATTATCGGGACGTTCGCCATGCTATGGGTTGGCGGCCACATCCTCGTTATGGGCGTGGATTCGCTAGGGTGGCACGCCCCGCACCATGGCGTCCAATATCTGGAAGAGGCGGCACACCACCTCGTCGGAGGAGTGGGCGGATGGGTCGCCGAGACCCTCGCGTCCATGATCGTGGGGCTCATCGTCGGTTTCGGCATCGTCGCAATCGTCACCGCAGTCAGGCGGGCCCGTGGACACGCACACTAG
- a CDS encoding patatin-like phospholipase family protein: MDTHTRPPAELHAKDVALVIEGGGMRNSYTAACIHELVAKNIHFGWVGGVSAGASHLVNFLSRDADRSREAFVEFGAHPDTGGLRSMVRGNGFFNAEYIYEVAGNHDSDLPFDYQTFAADRTPFRISAFRADTGDTVYWGREDVSSMPSLMRKVRASSTLPGLMPMPFIDDVPYVDGALGTSGGIVTEAAESDGFTRFLVLCTRGRDFYRKPPRSPRLIRRWFRGYPHVAEAVITRHERYNAARDHLKALEREGRALIFYPTNMRVENRERNLKKLQQSYEDGRKQTHDEWPQWMEFLGN; encoded by the coding sequence GTGGACACGCACACTAGGCCGCCGGCGGAGCTACACGCCAAGGACGTGGCCCTCGTCATCGAAGGCGGCGGCATGCGCAACAGTTACACGGCAGCGTGCATTCACGAGCTGGTGGCCAAAAACATCCATTTCGGCTGGGTCGGCGGTGTTAGCGCAGGCGCTTCTCACCTGGTCAATTTCCTCTCCAGAGATGCTGACCGCAGTAGAGAGGCTTTTGTAGAATTCGGCGCCCACCCCGATACAGGGGGTCTTCGCAGCATGGTTCGCGGCAACGGCTTCTTCAACGCGGAATACATCTACGAGGTTGCCGGAAATCACGATTCCGACCTCCCCTTCGACTATCAAACATTTGCGGCGGACCGCACTCCTTTTCGCATCTCCGCTTTCCGGGCCGATACCGGGGACACGGTATATTGGGGACGGGAAGACGTGTCCTCCATGCCCTCGCTAATGCGGAAAGTCCGGGCTAGTTCCACATTGCCGGGACTCATGCCGATGCCGTTCATTGACGATGTTCCCTACGTGGACGGGGCTCTGGGCACGTCCGGCGGGATTGTTACCGAGGCTGCGGAAAGCGACGGCTTCACCAGGTTTCTCGTGCTATGCACCCGCGGGCGGGATTTCTACCGCAAGCCTCCCCGCTCCCCCCGATTAATCCGGCGATGGTTCCGGGGATACCCACACGTCGCGGAGGCCGTGATTACCCGCCACGAGAGGTATAACGCAGCGCGGGACCACCTCAAAGCACTGGAGCGAGAGGGCAGAGCCCTCATCTTCTACCCCACCAACATGCGGGTCGAAAACCGTGAGAGAAATCTCAAGAAGTTGCAGCAATCATATGAAGACGGGCGGAAACAAACACATGACGAGTGGCCACAGTGGATGGAATTCCTCGGAAATTAG
- a CDS encoding oxygenase MpaB family protein, which yields MNVRLRPQRFLQQKAHDQLQSMVAGPHAEKAARRIWETPGARWFTPEDPIWRVHAHAAMFPAGITSLLLQSLHPGAMYGVADHSGYRGDPWGRLQRTSTYLATTTFGTITHAERLIGAIRRIHERVRGVDDEGRPYEANDPHLLRWVHLAEAYSFLTAHQMYSSSPLDASEMDTYVQQSCISARLLGAEDLPETWEGLLNGLESYLPELRCTPPARDAAAFLLDEPPLPKYAWPAFRLVTGGGLACLPQWARDMLERQAGPQRLKSEKIGGRIAVAGIGWALAAERPEVAQAA from the coding sequence ATGAATGTACGGTTGAGACCTCAGCGCTTCCTGCAGCAGAAGGCCCACGATCAGCTGCAGTCCATGGTCGCGGGGCCCCACGCGGAGAAAGCGGCGCGCCGCATTTGGGAAACCCCCGGCGCTCGCTGGTTCACGCCCGAGGACCCGATCTGGCGCGTCCACGCACACGCCGCGATGTTCCCGGCCGGAATCACTTCGCTTCTTCTGCAGTCGCTTCACCCCGGCGCGATGTACGGGGTGGCGGATCACAGTGGCTATCGGGGAGATCCGTGGGGTCGGTTGCAACGCACCAGTACCTATTTGGCTACGACGACCTTTGGTACTATCACGCACGCCGAGCGGTTGATTGGCGCGATACGTCGCATTCACGAAAGGGTTAGGGGCGTCGATGATGAAGGGCGCCCCTATGAAGCGAACGATCCCCATCTTCTGCGCTGGGTGCATTTAGCGGAGGCATACAGTTTTCTTACGGCGCATCAGATGTACTCCAGCAGTCCGTTGGATGCCTCGGAGATGGACACCTACGTGCAACAGAGCTGTATCTCCGCCCGGCTACTCGGGGCGGAAGACTTGCCGGAAACATGGGAGGGGCTGCTCAACGGCTTGGAGAGTTACCTCCCGGAACTCCGCTGCACTCCGCCAGCGCGGGATGCCGCCGCATTTTTGCTGGACGAGCCGCCTCTACCGAAGTACGCGTGGCCTGCTTTTCGCCTGGTCACTGGGGGCGGACTGGCTTGTCTGCCACAGTGGGCCCGGGACATGCTCGAGAGGCAAGCAGGCCCGCAGAGGTTGAAGAGCGAGAAGATTGGCGGTCGAATTGCCGTGGCCGGTATCGGCTGGGCACTAGCGGCGGAGCGGCCGGAGGTCGCCCAAGCTGCTTAA